AAAACGTATAAATACCAGATCAACAACGACGGCTCCCTAACCAACCGTCAGCTTTTTGTTCCGCAAGGCTCCGACGGGATGACGCTTGACGAGCAGGGCAACCTGTACCTGAGCGGCCGGGGTGTTACGGTATACAACCCCAACGGCGAAAAGCTCCAGACGATTCCGGTGCCTTCCCGCTGGGTCGGCAACATTTGTTTTGGCGGGAAAGACCGTAAAACGCTGTTTATCACGGCTTCAGAGTCGGTCTACACGATTGACATGCAGGTGAGGGGTGTCGAGTAGAAGAATTAAGATTTAGTAATAAGTCACAAAAAAGCCGTTCCCATTCAGGAACGGCTTTTTTATTGACCTCATTCGGTTTATGCCAGAATTCGGATCCGAACCGGTGTAGCCGTGATCTGGCTGCCGTCGTCCAGCGTTACCAAGAATATGAAAGCGATTTCCCGGAAGTTGGGCAGCGCCACGGGAGTGATCGGAACCGTGGGGCGCTTCGTCGCAAAATCCTTCAGCGTGGTGGTAAATTCTGCCGTGGTGCCGTTGACGGCGATGGGATTCGCGTTGTAATTTCCCGCCGTTCGCAACGTACCGGCGTTGATGCTGGTCGCACCGGCTGCTATTTTACTGATTTCCTTAATGGTCCGCCCGCTGGAAGCCGGGATTGACAGGGTAATCTTGATGTTACCGCCACCGGCTACCGACGTTTCATAATAGGGGTCGAAACCGTAGGTAGTAGAACCCGGAAACGTAACCGGTACGAGCGGTCGGTTATCCTGAACCAGTTCGCTATACACGTAATCGTCTTTGCAGGATGTGCCCGCCAGCGCCACCAGGGCCAACAGCAGAAGTTGAAAAGTTATCTTTTTCATGAGTGTGTTTCGTTAACGAATGTTTGATTAATCGACATCCCACCAGACGCGTTCGTTGGACTGCGGACCCGGGTTGGGGAAGTTCGGATTCCGTTCAATTTCCTGGGTGATGTAAGCCGCCCGCACCGGCCGGGTGCCGTCAATGCCCACCGCATTCTGGGAAGCGGTTAGCCGGGGGTAGCCTGTGCGTCGCCAGTCGTTCCAGGATTCCAGGCCGTTACCCGTCCAGGCAATCCACTTCTGGGTGATGATTTGCTCCAGCTTTTGCTGCGTGGTTCCAGTCAGCGTTGCCACGGTGGGGTTGGCCGCCAGATACGCCGTAATATCTTCTTCTTCAATCTCCGCCAACCGCATCGACGCTTTAATCCCTTCGGTATACAACGCCTGCGGATCGCCGGGCGTACCTAGCGTCAGGGCGGATTCGGCCAGGATGAACGCCCGCTGGAAATTGGTCAGCAACCGAACGGGGCCTTCGCCCTGTTCACCGGTAATGTACGGCGCGTAGCGGGACCAGGAGCTCGTTGGCGTCGGCAGCGAACCGCGGAAACCGTTGTCGATCGTTACGTAATCAGCGCCAGGTTTGGTAAAAAATACCGGGAGCCGGGGGTCGGTTTTCGTCGGGTCGGCGGGGTTGGGCCGCAGAACGTTCAGGAAGCGGGTACTCATGATCAGTTCGTTGCTGAAGGACCCGAAGATCGCCAGGTTCCAGATGGGCGAGGTACTTCCCACGCTGCTGCCAAACTGCACGTTCAGGTCCTGCGAGTTGTCGGTGATGTACATGTTTTTCTGGAGAACTTCGTTGATCACCTGCGTGGCCAGTTGCGGCTCTTTCCGGCTGATGGTGTTTGCAAATTTGAGCATCAGCGTGTACCCCGCCCGTTTCCAGTTGTTTACATCCCCACCGTAGGCGATATCGTCCGTGCTGGGAGTGAGCGTCGACGCGCTGTCGAGGTCGGCAATGCCTTCCCGCACCAGATCGAACAGGCTCTGGATTTGCAGCGAGGCATTTCCTTTGTAAATATCCTCCTGTTTGTCCCGGCGGGGTTGCAGGTTGGCTTCGCCTTGTAACGCCTGGGAATAAGGCACATCGCCCCAGATATCGGTCACCAAGCTGAACGTGTAGGCTTTCATGATCTTGGCAATACCGGAATACACCTTCGAATCGTTGGCATCGGCCACCTCAATCAGTTTCTGGTAGTTGATCAGCGCCCCGTCGTACAGGTCGAAGCGCCATTGGTTGCCGAAGTCGGCGCC
This Larkinella insperata DNA region includes the following protein-coding sequences:
- a CDS encoding SusD/RagB family nutrient-binding outer membrane lipoprotein; its protein translation is MNFSNYKKFLLVPILLTMGACGGFVDNINVSPNNSPTAKPSALLPNALAGTAFANNGELNRFASVLMNYLAGAGGSPATYDIFNTNGADFGNQWRFDLYDGALINYQKLIEVADANDSKVYSGIAKIMKAYTFSLVTDIWGDVPYSQALQGEANLQPRRDKQEDIYKGNASLQIQSLFDLVREGIADLDSASTLTPSTDDIAYGGDVNNWKRAGYTLMLKFANTISRKEPQLATQVINEVLQKNMYITDNSQDLNVQFGSSVGSTSPIWNLAIFGSFSNELIMSTRFLNVLRPNPADPTKTDPRLPVFFTKPGADYVTIDNGFRGSLPTPTSSWSRYAPYITGEQGEGPVRLLTNFQRAFILAESALTLGTPGDPQALYTEGIKASMRLAEIEEEDITAYLAANPTVATLTGTTQQKLEQIITQKWIAWTGNGLESWNDWRRTGYPRLTASQNAVGIDGTRPVRAAYITQEIERNPNFPNPGPQSNERVWWDVD